One Anser cygnoides isolate HZ-2024a breed goose chromosome 6, Taihu_goose_T2T_genome, whole genome shotgun sequence genomic region harbors:
- the SGO2 gene encoding shugoshin 2 isoform X1 → MYTRQLFGRLIFMMDKQATAKLSTTSDAVKGCMKRDRTSQTAKLNASLASKIKTKLLNNSSMFKVSLKQNNKALALALSVERESSRKLKKEKLFLQKEVEKLQLHNTLLHRKLSCLNKTLVEIEAFLNDNLLAAIEISSLPESFLTLTDGPSNCTDDQLKSTSQSARSVELPVKLPLLTASTGKQQGSPSVYEITNSSKSTTTLSKEMHSDQVKFALSLPSDKNNQKINEVDKVETNNDKNIVLEENHLHGELNCNSAFMTHINKTQSLRQSEELIKQNNDISLPFCGNVPERRNRAALYRSKPQPNIKDFDKKCISDMHHHGSSSKTNYMNLQESSSGLSHIIPSPLEFNSEGKIEFKSMLLFDKAKPEETVYDADMELTASDAGELLTVTSKDKLHQNKNNNANSDKILGNFRRVKYFKSDKEKIKSKTEVSSDLYAEERHARADKRKVSKTTESQTQLFQSQTEQQPTKKSLQKQSLPNTNDYYEAQNCPSKTRDTRRTCLVKLAHPRKQEEKNKETFSETSEELESKIKADSGSSNSKIPPQVYCAESLLFQDNTSNVLPLQQEFLSENEKHIRPQINRKPLQNPSKIITAKCCGVENGQYGQNGSKKSQTERCQDDSKKKQDQKNIIKSKCNKKGSNRQRENNSVHKITEKAHRNSSNFSPGRLKRTLAKASRKAYIMPTKDLTQFPLCKSEELKNKDALCTQAAHGNKITETQQSQVALITQNGVAMNIPQAKASTQQVDDNVNALKGVDSSSVTCKTPNTSNSPDNQVKNKGSFTSGIMETRPEKNYFRRIDQGQLNILDDHEVPHKIDSLMSKLKPTVEKSEYLNFIPVDFSKDMSLNTGSLFQEDLSNLELQALDNPKFHSSINFSMQRNSEILGKNNQDKALDIGKAEQKLDHISKETFEKTLTPGHGRTAFQDLTNTSVCSHTSLPTCPKVLEENSAAPVRRGGPTICYKEPGLRCKLRHGDQFTDTQLLHSPAYKVKNRRSFKSKSKII, encoded by the exons ATGTATACACGACAACTTTTTGGCCG GTTGATCTTTATGATGGATAAACAAGCAACTGCTAAGTTATCTACCACTTCAGATGCTGTTAAAGGGTGTATGAAGAGGGATAGAACATCACAAACTGCAAAACTGAATGCTTCTTTGGCATCTAAAATCAAAACTAAATTATTAA ATAACTCATCAATGTTTAAagtatctttaaaacaaaataataaagcatTAGCTCTGGCTTTGAGTGTAGAGAGAGAAAGTTCTCGGAAGTTGAAGAAGGAgaagctttttcttcagaaagaagtagaaaagctGCAGCTTCATAATACCTTGCTTCATCGGAAACTAAGCTGTTTG AATAAAACTCTTGTAGAAATAGAAGCATTTTTGAATGATAACCTTTTAGCTGCAATAGAAATAAGCAGTCTTCCTGAG AGTTTTCTTACTCTGACAGATGGTCCAAGTAACTGTACTGATGACCAGTTGAAGAGTACGTCTCAGTCAGCTAG ATCTGTAGAATTGCCAGTGAAGCTTCCTTTACTCACAGCATCTACTGGAAAACAGCAGGGTAGCCCTTCTGTGTATGAAATAACAAATTCTTCTAAAAGTACCACTACTTTGTCAAAGGAAATGCATTCAGATCAAGTCAAGTTTGCATTATCATTGCCTTCTGATAAGAATAATCAAAAGATAAATGAAGTAGACAAGGTGGAaacaaacaatgacaaaaatataGTTTTAGAAG AAAATCATTTACACGGAGAACTAAACTGCAATAGTGCATTCATGACTCATATCAATAAAACTCAATCTCTAAGACAGTCTGAGGAgcttataaaacaaaataatgatatTTCATTGCCGTTCTGTGGAAATGTGCCTGAAAGAAGGAACCGTGCAGCACTTTATAGGTCAAAACCTCAACCTAATATAAAGGATTTTGATAAAAAATGTATCTCAGATATGCATCATCATGgtagcagcagcaaaaccaatTACATGAATTTGCAGGAAAGCTCAAGTGGATTGTCTCACATTATTCCTTCACCTCTTGAATTTAACAGTGAAGGTAAGATAGAGTTTAAGTCAATGCTGCTTTTTGACAAGGCTAAACCTGAAGAAACTGTATATGATGCTGATATGGAGTTGACTGCCAGTGATGCAGGTGAGCTGCTCACAGTTACATCAAAAGACAAActacatcaaaataaaaacaataatgcCAATTCTGATAAAATATTGGGAAATTTCAgaagagtaaaatattttaaaagtgataaagagaaaattaaaagcaagacTGAAGTCAGTTCAGATTTGTATGCAGAAGAAAGGCACGCCAGGGCTGACAAGAGAAAAGTTTCAAAAACTACTGAGTCACAAACTCAGCTATTCCAAAGTCAGACAGAACAGCAACCTACGAAGAAATCTTTACAGAAGCAGAGTTTGCCAAATACTAATGACTATTATGAAGCACAAAATTGTCCAAGTAAAACTAGAGATACTAGAAGGACATGCCTAGTTAAACTAGCGCAtccaagaaaacaagaagagaaaaataaagaaactttctcagaaacatctgaagaattggaaagcaaaataaaagcagactCAGGTTCATCTAATAGCAAGATCCCACCTCAAGTTTATTGTGCTGAAAGTTTACTGTTTCAGGATAACACCTCTAATGTATTACCTTTGCAGCAGGAATTTCTAAGTGAAAATGAGAAGCATATCAGACCACAAATAaacaggaaaccccttcaaaacCCTTCTAAAATAATCACAGCAAAATGCTGTGGAGTGGAAAATGGGCAGTATGGACAAAATGGTTCAAAAAAGTCTCAAACAGAGAGGTGCCAAGAtgacagcaagaaaaaacaagaccAGAAGAATATTATAAAGAGTAAATGCAACAAAAAGGGTAGTAAcagacaaagagaaaataatagtgTTCATAAAATTACTGAGAAAGCACACCGAAACAGTAGTAATTTTTCACCAGGCAGATTAAAACGTACATTGGCAAAGGCTAGCCGTAAAGCATATATAATGCCAACAAAAGATCTTACACAGTTCCCGCTTTGCAAAagtgaagaattaaaaaataaggatGCATTGTGCACCCAGGCTGctcatggaaataaaataactgaaactCAGCAATCTCAGGTAGCTTTAATTACTCAGAATGGTGTAGCTATGAATATACCACAGGCTAAAGCCTCTACACAACAAGTTGATGACAATGTTAATGCATTAAAGGGGGTAGATTCCTCATCAGTGACATGCAAAACCCCTAACACTAGTAATTCTCCTGATAATCAAGTAAAGAACAAAGGGAGCTTTACTTCTGGTATTATGGAGACcagaccagaaaaaaattatttcaggcgTATTGATCAGGGACAGCTGAACATTTTGGATGACCACGAAGTCCCTCATAAAATAGATTCCTTAATGAGCAAATTAAAGCCTACAGttgaaaaatcagaatatttaaatttcataCCTGTAGATTTTTCTAAGGATATGTCATTAAATACAGGAAGCCTATTCCAGGAAGATCTTTCCAATTTGGAGCTCCAAGCTCTTGATAACCCTAAATTCCATTCTTCCATCAACTTCTCTATGCAGAGAAACTCTGAAATTTTGGGGAAGAATAATCAAGATAAAGCACTGGATATtgggaaagcagagcaaaagtTGGATCATATTTCTAAAGAGACTTTTGAAAAGACTCTGACACCTGGTCATG GGAGAACAGCTTTTCAAGATCTGACAAATACTAGTGTATGTTCTCATACTTCTTTACCTACATGCCCTaaagttttagaagaaaattcagCAGCACCAGTTAGACGAGGAGGACCCACTATTTGCTACAAAGAACCTGGTCTAAGATG CAAATTAAGGCATGGGGATCAGTTTACAGATACACAACTTCTGCATTCCCCAGcttataaagtaaaaaatagaagaagttttaaaagtaaatcaaaaattatttga
- the SGO2 gene encoding shugoshin 2 isoform X3 yields MCSFSDAVCLKDAVKGCMKRDRTSQTAKLNASLASKIKTKLLNNSSMFKVSLKQNNKALALALSVERESSRKLKKEKLFLQKEVEKLQLHNTLLHRKLSCLNKTLVEIEAFLNDNLLAAIEISSLPESFLTLTDGPSNCTDDQLKSTSQSARSVELPVKLPLLTASTGKQQGSPSVYEITNSSKSTTTLSKEMHSDQVKFALSLPSDKNNQKINEVDKVETNNDKNIVLEENHLHGELNCNSAFMTHINKTQSLRQSEELIKQNNDISLPFCGNVPERRNRAALYRSKPQPNIKDFDKKCISDMHHHGSSSKTNYMNLQESSSGLSHIIPSPLEFNSEGKIEFKSMLLFDKAKPEETVYDADMELTASDAGELLTVTSKDKLHQNKNNNANSDKILGNFRRVKYFKSDKEKIKSKTEVSSDLYAEERHARADKRKVSKTTESQTQLFQSQTEQQPTKKSLQKQSLPNTNDYYEAQNCPSKTRDTRRTCLVKLAHPRKQEEKNKETFSETSEELESKIKADSGSSNSKIPPQVYCAESLLFQDNTSNVLPLQQEFLSENEKHIRPQINRKPLQNPSKIITAKCCGVENGQYGQNGSKKSQTERCQDDSKKKQDQKNIIKSKCNKKGSNRQRENNSVHKITEKAHRNSSNFSPGRLKRTLAKASRKAYIMPTKDLTQFPLCKSEELKNKDALCTQAAHGNKITETQQSQVALITQNGVAMNIPQAKASTQQVDDNVNALKGVDSSSVTCKTPNTSNSPDNQVKNKGSFTSGIMETRPEKNYFRRIDQGQLNILDDHEVPHKIDSLMSKLKPTVEKSEYLNFIPVDFSKDMSLNTGSLFQEDLSNLELQALDNPKFHSSINFSMQRNSEILGKNNQDKALDIGKAEQKLDHISKETFEKTLTPGHGRTAFQDLTNTSVCSHTSLPTCPKVLEENSAAPVRRGGPTICYKEPGLRCKLRHGDQFTDTQLLHSPAYKVKNRRSFKSKSKII; encoded by the exons ATGTGTAGTTTTTCTGACGCGGTTTGTTTAAAAG ATGCTGTTAAAGGGTGTATGAAGAGGGATAGAACATCACAAACTGCAAAACTGAATGCTTCTTTGGCATCTAAAATCAAAACTAAATTATTAA ATAACTCATCAATGTTTAAagtatctttaaaacaaaataataaagcatTAGCTCTGGCTTTGAGTGTAGAGAGAGAAAGTTCTCGGAAGTTGAAGAAGGAgaagctttttcttcagaaagaagtagaaaagctGCAGCTTCATAATACCTTGCTTCATCGGAAACTAAGCTGTTTG AATAAAACTCTTGTAGAAATAGAAGCATTTTTGAATGATAACCTTTTAGCTGCAATAGAAATAAGCAGTCTTCCTGAG AGTTTTCTTACTCTGACAGATGGTCCAAGTAACTGTACTGATGACCAGTTGAAGAGTACGTCTCAGTCAGCTAG ATCTGTAGAATTGCCAGTGAAGCTTCCTTTACTCACAGCATCTACTGGAAAACAGCAGGGTAGCCCTTCTGTGTATGAAATAACAAATTCTTCTAAAAGTACCACTACTTTGTCAAAGGAAATGCATTCAGATCAAGTCAAGTTTGCATTATCATTGCCTTCTGATAAGAATAATCAAAAGATAAATGAAGTAGACAAGGTGGAaacaaacaatgacaaaaatataGTTTTAGAAG AAAATCATTTACACGGAGAACTAAACTGCAATAGTGCATTCATGACTCATATCAATAAAACTCAATCTCTAAGACAGTCTGAGGAgcttataaaacaaaataatgatatTTCATTGCCGTTCTGTGGAAATGTGCCTGAAAGAAGGAACCGTGCAGCACTTTATAGGTCAAAACCTCAACCTAATATAAAGGATTTTGATAAAAAATGTATCTCAGATATGCATCATCATGgtagcagcagcaaaaccaatTACATGAATTTGCAGGAAAGCTCAAGTGGATTGTCTCACATTATTCCTTCACCTCTTGAATTTAACAGTGAAGGTAAGATAGAGTTTAAGTCAATGCTGCTTTTTGACAAGGCTAAACCTGAAGAAACTGTATATGATGCTGATATGGAGTTGACTGCCAGTGATGCAGGTGAGCTGCTCACAGTTACATCAAAAGACAAActacatcaaaataaaaacaataatgcCAATTCTGATAAAATATTGGGAAATTTCAgaagagtaaaatattttaaaagtgataaagagaaaattaaaagcaagacTGAAGTCAGTTCAGATTTGTATGCAGAAGAAAGGCACGCCAGGGCTGACAAGAGAAAAGTTTCAAAAACTACTGAGTCACAAACTCAGCTATTCCAAAGTCAGACAGAACAGCAACCTACGAAGAAATCTTTACAGAAGCAGAGTTTGCCAAATACTAATGACTATTATGAAGCACAAAATTGTCCAAGTAAAACTAGAGATACTAGAAGGACATGCCTAGTTAAACTAGCGCAtccaagaaaacaagaagagaaaaataaagaaactttctcagaaacatctgaagaattggaaagcaaaataaaagcagactCAGGTTCATCTAATAGCAAGATCCCACCTCAAGTTTATTGTGCTGAAAGTTTACTGTTTCAGGATAACACCTCTAATGTATTACCTTTGCAGCAGGAATTTCTAAGTGAAAATGAGAAGCATATCAGACCACAAATAaacaggaaaccccttcaaaacCCTTCTAAAATAATCACAGCAAAATGCTGTGGAGTGGAAAATGGGCAGTATGGACAAAATGGTTCAAAAAAGTCTCAAACAGAGAGGTGCCAAGAtgacagcaagaaaaaacaagaccAGAAGAATATTATAAAGAGTAAATGCAACAAAAAGGGTAGTAAcagacaaagagaaaataatagtgTTCATAAAATTACTGAGAAAGCACACCGAAACAGTAGTAATTTTTCACCAGGCAGATTAAAACGTACATTGGCAAAGGCTAGCCGTAAAGCATATATAATGCCAACAAAAGATCTTACACAGTTCCCGCTTTGCAAAagtgaagaattaaaaaataaggatGCATTGTGCACCCAGGCTGctcatggaaataaaataactgaaactCAGCAATCTCAGGTAGCTTTAATTACTCAGAATGGTGTAGCTATGAATATACCACAGGCTAAAGCCTCTACACAACAAGTTGATGACAATGTTAATGCATTAAAGGGGGTAGATTCCTCATCAGTGACATGCAAAACCCCTAACACTAGTAATTCTCCTGATAATCAAGTAAAGAACAAAGGGAGCTTTACTTCTGGTATTATGGAGACcagaccagaaaaaaattatttcaggcgTATTGATCAGGGACAGCTGAACATTTTGGATGACCACGAAGTCCCTCATAAAATAGATTCCTTAATGAGCAAATTAAAGCCTACAGttgaaaaatcagaatatttaaatttcataCCTGTAGATTTTTCTAAGGATATGTCATTAAATACAGGAAGCCTATTCCAGGAAGATCTTTCCAATTTGGAGCTCCAAGCTCTTGATAACCCTAAATTCCATTCTTCCATCAACTTCTCTATGCAGAGAAACTCTGAAATTTTGGGGAAGAATAATCAAGATAAAGCACTGGATATtgggaaagcagagcaaaagtTGGATCATATTTCTAAAGAGACTTTTGAAAAGACTCTGACACCTGGTCATG GGAGAACAGCTTTTCAAGATCTGACAAATACTAGTGTATGTTCTCATACTTCTTTACCTACATGCCCTaaagttttagaagaaaattcagCAGCACCAGTTAGACGAGGAGGACCCACTATTTGCTACAAAGAACCTGGTCTAAGATG CAAATTAAGGCATGGGGATCAGTTTACAGATACACAACTTCTGCATTCCCCAGcttataaagtaaaaaatagaagaagttttaaaagtaaatcaaaaattatttga
- the SGO2 gene encoding shugoshin 2 isoform X2 has product MMDKQATAKLSTTSDAVKGCMKRDRTSQTAKLNASLASKIKTKLLNNSSMFKVSLKQNNKALALALSVERESSRKLKKEKLFLQKEVEKLQLHNTLLHRKLSCLNKTLVEIEAFLNDNLLAAIEISSLPESFLTLTDGPSNCTDDQLKSTSQSARSVELPVKLPLLTASTGKQQGSPSVYEITNSSKSTTTLSKEMHSDQVKFALSLPSDKNNQKINEVDKVETNNDKNIVLEENHLHGELNCNSAFMTHINKTQSLRQSEELIKQNNDISLPFCGNVPERRNRAALYRSKPQPNIKDFDKKCISDMHHHGSSSKTNYMNLQESSSGLSHIIPSPLEFNSEGKIEFKSMLLFDKAKPEETVYDADMELTASDAGELLTVTSKDKLHQNKNNNANSDKILGNFRRVKYFKSDKEKIKSKTEVSSDLYAEERHARADKRKVSKTTESQTQLFQSQTEQQPTKKSLQKQSLPNTNDYYEAQNCPSKTRDTRRTCLVKLAHPRKQEEKNKETFSETSEELESKIKADSGSSNSKIPPQVYCAESLLFQDNTSNVLPLQQEFLSENEKHIRPQINRKPLQNPSKIITAKCCGVENGQYGQNGSKKSQTERCQDDSKKKQDQKNIIKSKCNKKGSNRQRENNSVHKITEKAHRNSSNFSPGRLKRTLAKASRKAYIMPTKDLTQFPLCKSEELKNKDALCTQAAHGNKITETQQSQVALITQNGVAMNIPQAKASTQQVDDNVNALKGVDSSSVTCKTPNTSNSPDNQVKNKGSFTSGIMETRPEKNYFRRIDQGQLNILDDHEVPHKIDSLMSKLKPTVEKSEYLNFIPVDFSKDMSLNTGSLFQEDLSNLELQALDNPKFHSSINFSMQRNSEILGKNNQDKALDIGKAEQKLDHISKETFEKTLTPGHGRTAFQDLTNTSVCSHTSLPTCPKVLEENSAAPVRRGGPTICYKEPGLRCKLRHGDQFTDTQLLHSPAYKVKNRRSFKSKSKII; this is encoded by the exons ATGATGGATAAACAAGCAACTGCTAAGTTATCTACCACTTCAGATGCTGTTAAAGGGTGTATGAAGAGGGATAGAACATCACAAACTGCAAAACTGAATGCTTCTTTGGCATCTAAAATCAAAACTAAATTATTAA ATAACTCATCAATGTTTAAagtatctttaaaacaaaataataaagcatTAGCTCTGGCTTTGAGTGTAGAGAGAGAAAGTTCTCGGAAGTTGAAGAAGGAgaagctttttcttcagaaagaagtagaaaagctGCAGCTTCATAATACCTTGCTTCATCGGAAACTAAGCTGTTTG AATAAAACTCTTGTAGAAATAGAAGCATTTTTGAATGATAACCTTTTAGCTGCAATAGAAATAAGCAGTCTTCCTGAG AGTTTTCTTACTCTGACAGATGGTCCAAGTAACTGTACTGATGACCAGTTGAAGAGTACGTCTCAGTCAGCTAG ATCTGTAGAATTGCCAGTGAAGCTTCCTTTACTCACAGCATCTACTGGAAAACAGCAGGGTAGCCCTTCTGTGTATGAAATAACAAATTCTTCTAAAAGTACCACTACTTTGTCAAAGGAAATGCATTCAGATCAAGTCAAGTTTGCATTATCATTGCCTTCTGATAAGAATAATCAAAAGATAAATGAAGTAGACAAGGTGGAaacaaacaatgacaaaaatataGTTTTAGAAG AAAATCATTTACACGGAGAACTAAACTGCAATAGTGCATTCATGACTCATATCAATAAAACTCAATCTCTAAGACAGTCTGAGGAgcttataaaacaaaataatgatatTTCATTGCCGTTCTGTGGAAATGTGCCTGAAAGAAGGAACCGTGCAGCACTTTATAGGTCAAAACCTCAACCTAATATAAAGGATTTTGATAAAAAATGTATCTCAGATATGCATCATCATGgtagcagcagcaaaaccaatTACATGAATTTGCAGGAAAGCTCAAGTGGATTGTCTCACATTATTCCTTCACCTCTTGAATTTAACAGTGAAGGTAAGATAGAGTTTAAGTCAATGCTGCTTTTTGACAAGGCTAAACCTGAAGAAACTGTATATGATGCTGATATGGAGTTGACTGCCAGTGATGCAGGTGAGCTGCTCACAGTTACATCAAAAGACAAActacatcaaaataaaaacaataatgcCAATTCTGATAAAATATTGGGAAATTTCAgaagagtaaaatattttaaaagtgataaagagaaaattaaaagcaagacTGAAGTCAGTTCAGATTTGTATGCAGAAGAAAGGCACGCCAGGGCTGACAAGAGAAAAGTTTCAAAAACTACTGAGTCACAAACTCAGCTATTCCAAAGTCAGACAGAACAGCAACCTACGAAGAAATCTTTACAGAAGCAGAGTTTGCCAAATACTAATGACTATTATGAAGCACAAAATTGTCCAAGTAAAACTAGAGATACTAGAAGGACATGCCTAGTTAAACTAGCGCAtccaagaaaacaagaagagaaaaataaagaaactttctcagaaacatctgaagaattggaaagcaaaataaaagcagactCAGGTTCATCTAATAGCAAGATCCCACCTCAAGTTTATTGTGCTGAAAGTTTACTGTTTCAGGATAACACCTCTAATGTATTACCTTTGCAGCAGGAATTTCTAAGTGAAAATGAGAAGCATATCAGACCACAAATAaacaggaaaccccttcaaaacCCTTCTAAAATAATCACAGCAAAATGCTGTGGAGTGGAAAATGGGCAGTATGGACAAAATGGTTCAAAAAAGTCTCAAACAGAGAGGTGCCAAGAtgacagcaagaaaaaacaagaccAGAAGAATATTATAAAGAGTAAATGCAACAAAAAGGGTAGTAAcagacaaagagaaaataatagtgTTCATAAAATTACTGAGAAAGCACACCGAAACAGTAGTAATTTTTCACCAGGCAGATTAAAACGTACATTGGCAAAGGCTAGCCGTAAAGCATATATAATGCCAACAAAAGATCTTACACAGTTCCCGCTTTGCAAAagtgaagaattaaaaaataaggatGCATTGTGCACCCAGGCTGctcatggaaataaaataactgaaactCAGCAATCTCAGGTAGCTTTAATTACTCAGAATGGTGTAGCTATGAATATACCACAGGCTAAAGCCTCTACACAACAAGTTGATGACAATGTTAATGCATTAAAGGGGGTAGATTCCTCATCAGTGACATGCAAAACCCCTAACACTAGTAATTCTCCTGATAATCAAGTAAAGAACAAAGGGAGCTTTACTTCTGGTATTATGGAGACcagaccagaaaaaaattatttcaggcgTATTGATCAGGGACAGCTGAACATTTTGGATGACCACGAAGTCCCTCATAAAATAGATTCCTTAATGAGCAAATTAAAGCCTACAGttgaaaaatcagaatatttaaatttcataCCTGTAGATTTTTCTAAGGATATGTCATTAAATACAGGAAGCCTATTCCAGGAAGATCTTTCCAATTTGGAGCTCCAAGCTCTTGATAACCCTAAATTCCATTCTTCCATCAACTTCTCTATGCAGAGAAACTCTGAAATTTTGGGGAAGAATAATCAAGATAAAGCACTGGATATtgggaaagcagagcaaaagtTGGATCATATTTCTAAAGAGACTTTTGAAAAGACTCTGACACCTGGTCATG GGAGAACAGCTTTTCAAGATCTGACAAATACTAGTGTATGTTCTCATACTTCTTTACCTACATGCCCTaaagttttagaagaaaattcagCAGCACCAGTTAGACGAGGAGGACCCACTATTTGCTACAAAGAACCTGGTCTAAGATG CAAATTAAGGCATGGGGATCAGTTTACAGATACACAACTTCTGCATTCCCCAGcttataaagtaaaaaatagaagaagttttaaaagtaaatcaaaaattatttga